A region from the Triticum aestivum cultivar Chinese Spring chromosome 3D, IWGSC CS RefSeq v2.1, whole genome shotgun sequence genome encodes:
- the LOC123078193 gene encoding GDSL esterase/lipase At4g10955 isoform X1: MAVERDIFGISGPTYLNPVSWNCENNRRSVAACLVQAVYVLERDRQLNRQSVDAAAPPWWEFFHFEMIRKLVDDVDLSIFGAIFEFNPPSSKEASAQDAPRFVIAFRGTITEKETISRDLSLDLHLVQNGLHKTSRFAIAMQAVQNVASAFPGSLIWLAGHSLGAGTAILTGRNMVKKGAFLDSFLFNPPFVAAPIEGIRDERVKHGFRIARSVITAGLAIAMKAKTEGNNQRSVAEESFNILSSWTPYLFVNPGDHVCSEYIGYFQHRRNMEDLGAGFIEKLATQNSIGDLFYKALGWESEPLHLLPSADLIVNVSPSPDFKYAHGISQWWQPDLNLQCNKYRYS; encoded by the exons ATGGCTGTGGAGAGAGACATCTTTGGTATCTCAGGGCCGACATATCTTAATCCTGTTAGTTG GAACTGCGAGAATAATAGGAGATCTGTGGCTGCATGTTTAGTTCAGGCTGTGTATGTTTTGGAGAGAGACCGGCAACTAAACCGTCAATCTGTTGACGCCGCAGCACCTCCTTGGTGGGAGTTCTTCCATTTTGAGATGATCCGGAAGCTTGTCGATGATGTTGACTTGTCTATATTCGGTGCAATATTTGAATTCAACCCTCCTTCAAGTAAAGAAGCTTCTGCCCAGGATGCCCCTAGATTTGTCATTGCCTTCAGAGGCACCATAACTGAGAAGGAAACTATTTCTAGAGATCTTTCCCTTGACCTCCACCTTGTTCAAAATGGTCTCCATAAGACCTCAAGATTTGCAATCGCGATGCAAGCTGTTCAAAATGTAGCCTCAGCTTTCCCTGGATCCCTGATTTGGCTAGCTGGTCATTCACTGGGTGCAGGTACGGCCATCCTTACTGGAAGAAACATGGTTAAGAAGGGCGCTTTTTTGGATAGTTTTCTCTTCAATCCACCGTTTGTCGCTGCTCCGATAGAGGGAATCAGGGATGAGAGGGTAAAGCATGGTTTCCGCATTGCAAGAAGTGTTATTACCGCGGGACTAGCTATTGCAATGAAAGCAAAAACCGAGGGGAACAATCAGAGGTCTGTTGCGGAAGAATCATTCAACATTTTGTCATCATGGACGCCATATCTGTTTGTTAATCCAGGAGACCATGTATGTTCAGAGTACATTGGGTACTTCCAGCATCGTAGGAACATGGAGGATCTCGGTGCTGGATTTATTGAGAAGCTTGCGACCCAAAACTCAATCGGAGACCTGTTTTACAAGGCATTAGGATGGGAATCAGAACCGCTGCACCTTCTTCCATCTGCAGACTTGATTGTAAACGTGAGCCCTTCACCGGACTTCAAATATGCCCATGGCATTAGCCAATGGTGGCAACCGGATCTGAACTTgcaatgcaataaatatcggtacTCTTAG
- the LOC123078195 gene encoding 50S ribosomal protein 5 alpha, chloroplastic — translation MALLLSPTVSFIAPSPSSAPRARALSSSTATAASNNAFPYLASRLQCKTGASVSHVSLAKKMPVVVHASAEAGATDTAEQPEKPKPAASIEDMPLESKQQMILEQRARMKVAKKLRQRRKRLVQKRRLRKKGRWPPSKMKKLKNV, via the exons ATGGCGCTCCTCCTGTCCCCCACCGTCTCCTtcatcgccccctccccctcttccGCTCCTCGTGCCCGAGCTCTCTccagctccaccgccaccgccgccagcaATAATGCCTTCCCTTACCTCG CCTCGAGACTTCAGTGCAAGACCGGCGCCTCAGTCAGCCATGTTTCTCTTGCCAAGAAAATGCCCGTAGTTGTCCACGCCTCTGCAGAGGCTGGTGCAACTGATACCGCGGAGCAACCAGAGAAGCCAAAACCAGCGGCTTCGATCGAGGACATGCCGCTCGAGTCCAAGCAGCAGATGATCCTGGAGCAGAGGGCACGGATGAAGGTGGCCAAGAAGTTGAGGCAGCGGCGCAAGCGGCTCGTCCAAAAGAGGCGGCTGAGGAAGAAGGGCAGGTGGCCACCGTCCAAGATGAAGAAGCTCAAGAATGTCTGA
- the LOC123078193 gene encoding GDSL esterase/lipase At4g10955 isoform X2, protein MIRKLVDDVDLSIFGAIFEFNPPSSKEASAQDAPRFVIAFRGTITEKETISRDLSLDLHLVQNGLHKTSRFAIAMQAVQNVASAFPGSLIWLAGHSLGAGTAILTGRNMVKKGAFLDSFLFNPPFVAAPIEGIRDERVKHGFRIARSVITAGLAIAMKAKTEGNNQRSVAEESFNILSSWTPYLFVNPGDHVCSEYIGYFQHRRNMEDLGAGFIEKLATQNSIGDLFYKALGWESEPLHLLPSADLIVNVSPSPDFKYAHGISQWWQPDLNLQCNKYRYS, encoded by the coding sequence ATGATCCGGAAGCTTGTCGATGATGTTGACTTGTCTATATTCGGTGCAATATTTGAATTCAACCCTCCTTCAAGTAAAGAAGCTTCTGCCCAGGATGCCCCTAGATTTGTCATTGCCTTCAGAGGCACCATAACTGAGAAGGAAACTATTTCTAGAGATCTTTCCCTTGACCTCCACCTTGTTCAAAATGGTCTCCATAAGACCTCAAGATTTGCAATCGCGATGCAAGCTGTTCAAAATGTAGCCTCAGCTTTCCCTGGATCCCTGATTTGGCTAGCTGGTCATTCACTGGGTGCAGGTACGGCCATCCTTACTGGAAGAAACATGGTTAAGAAGGGCGCTTTTTTGGATAGTTTTCTCTTCAATCCACCGTTTGTCGCTGCTCCGATAGAGGGAATCAGGGATGAGAGGGTAAAGCATGGTTTCCGCATTGCAAGAAGTGTTATTACCGCGGGACTAGCTATTGCAATGAAAGCAAAAACCGAGGGGAACAATCAGAGGTCTGTTGCGGAAGAATCATTCAACATTTTGTCATCATGGACGCCATATCTGTTTGTTAATCCAGGAGACCATGTATGTTCAGAGTACATTGGGTACTTCCAGCATCGTAGGAACATGGAGGATCTCGGTGCTGGATTTATTGAGAAGCTTGCGACCCAAAACTCAATCGGAGACCTGTTTTACAAGGCATTAGGATGGGAATCAGAACCGCTGCACCTTCTTCCATCTGCAGACTTGATTGTAAACGTGAGCCCTTCACCGGACTTCAAATATGCCCATGGCATTAGCCAATGGTGGCAACCGGATCTGAACTTgcaatgcaataaatatcggtacTCTTAG